In Luteimonas viscosa, the following proteins share a genomic window:
- a CDS encoding helix-turn-helix transcriptional regulator, with translation MPHFQVQTLLRTPVVSVLDVWCPGGTAHRSEPETSSRTHLVFPYRGTYVRHLGADAAVADASQVLLFNAGETYQVSHPHPGGDASLVLEVDEALLRELAPPALLHDGAALRFRRQRLRIDPRAQVLVALLRHALREGTAEALEGESLALVLASRALGPRTAHAAGASSARQRLVERTKLVLAGDLARRWTLAEIATQVGVSPVYLTQCFRQVEGVPLYRYQVRLRLARALDRLADHEDLSALALELGFSSHSHFAASFQQAYGRTPSAFRQHVLGQRRGAPSR, from the coding sequence GTGCCGCACTTCCAGGTCCAGACGCTGCTGCGCACGCCGGTCGTCAGCGTGCTCGACGTGTGGTGCCCCGGCGGCACCGCGCATCGCAGCGAACCCGAAACCTCCTCGCGCACCCACCTGGTGTTTCCCTACCGGGGCACCTACGTGCGCCACCTCGGTGCGGACGCCGCGGTCGCCGATGCCAGCCAGGTGCTGCTGTTCAACGCCGGCGAGACCTACCAGGTGAGCCATCCGCATCCGGGCGGCGACGCCAGCCTGGTGCTCGAGGTGGACGAGGCGCTGCTGCGCGAACTGGCGCCGCCCGCGCTGCTGCACGACGGCGCCGCCCTGCGCTTCCGTCGGCAGCGCCTGCGCATCGATCCGCGCGCGCAGGTGCTGGTGGCGCTGCTGCGCCATGCGCTGCGCGAGGGCACCGCCGAGGCGCTCGAAGGCGAGAGCCTGGCCCTGGTGCTGGCGAGTCGCGCGCTCGGTCCGCGCACCGCGCATGCCGCCGGTGCGAGCAGCGCGCGGCAACGGCTGGTGGAGCGGACCAAGCTGGTGCTGGCCGGCGACCTCGCACGGCGCTGGACGCTGGCCGAGATCGCCACGCAGGTCGGCGTGTCGCCGGTCTACCTCACCCAGTGCTTCCGCCAGGTGGAGGGCGTGCCGCTGTACCGCTACCAGGTGCGGCTGCGGCTGGCGCGCGCGCTCGACCGGCTCGCCGACCACGAGGACCTGTCCGCGCTGGCGCTGGAGCTGGGCTTCTCCAGCCACAGCCACTTCGCCGCCAGCTTCCAGCAGGCCTACGGGCGCACGCCCTCGGCGTTCCGCCAGCACGTGCTGGGGCAGCGGCGCGGGGCGCCATCGCGCTGA
- a CDS encoding zinc-binding dehydrogenase, producing MRSAVHASFGEPADVIGPADSPMPQPGPGEVRVRMTLAPIHNHDLWTIRGQYGWKPSLPAIGGSEACGVVDALGEGVEGLRVGQRVNTAAGRGTWAEYFVTPAGMAIPLPDAIPDEVAAQLVAMPLSALMLLEFLDVQPGQWIVQNAANGAVGKTLAMLAAARGVNVLSLVRRDAGVDELAAVGVDNAVSCASPDWRDRAKAMLGKGRARAAVDSVGGQASADLASLLGEEGVLVSFGSMSGEPMQIPSGDMIFRHLVVKGFWGSKVGREMGADDRRRLVGELLQRAAQGELRLPVDAIHPLGEAAQAMAASLRKGRAGKVLLRP from the coding sequence ATGCGCAGCGCAGTCCATGCCTCGTTCGGCGAACCGGCCGACGTGATCGGCCCCGCGGACAGCCCGATGCCGCAGCCGGGCCCCGGCGAAGTCCGCGTGCGCATGACCCTGGCGCCGATCCACAACCACGACCTGTGGACCATCCGCGGACAGTACGGCTGGAAACCCTCGCTGCCGGCGATCGGCGGCAGCGAGGCCTGCGGGGTGGTCGACGCGCTCGGCGAGGGCGTCGAAGGCCTGCGCGTGGGACAGCGCGTCAACACGGCCGCGGGCCGCGGGACCTGGGCCGAGTATTTCGTGACACCGGCCGGCATGGCGATCCCGTTGCCGGACGCGATTCCCGACGAGGTGGCCGCGCAGCTCGTCGCGATGCCGCTCAGCGCGCTGATGCTGCTCGAGTTCCTCGACGTGCAGCCAGGGCAGTGGATCGTGCAGAACGCGGCCAACGGCGCGGTGGGCAAGACCCTGGCCATGCTCGCCGCCGCGCGTGGCGTGAACGTGCTGAGCCTGGTCCGGCGCGACGCGGGCGTGGACGAACTGGCCGCGGTGGGCGTGGACAACGCGGTGTCGTGCGCTTCGCCGGACTGGCGCGACCGGGCGAAGGCGATGCTGGGCAAGGGTCGCGCGCGCGCCGCGGTGGACTCGGTCGGTGGCCAGGCGAGCGCGGACCTGGCCTCGCTGCTGGGCGAGGAGGGCGTGCTGGTGTCGTTCGGTTCGATGAGCGGCGAGCCGATGCAGATCCCGTCGGGCGACATGATCTTCCGCCACTTGGTGGTGAAGGGTTTCTGGGGCAGCAAGGTCGGCCGCGAGATGGGCGCGGACGATCGCCGCCGCCTGGTCGGCGAGCTGCTGCAACGCGCCGCGCAGGGGGAGCTGCGGCTGCCGGTGGACGCGATCCATCCGCTCGGGGAAGCGGCGCAGGCGATGGCGGCGAGCCTGCGCAAGGGCCGCGCCGGCAAGGTGCTGCTGCGGCCCTGA
- a CDS encoding LysR family transcriptional regulator — MSQDLNDTLIFVRVVEHGSFVGAAKSLRLPKTTVSRKVQELEARLGAQLLHRTTRKLGLTEAGNVYYEHSQRIARDLSEAESAVSQLQAGPRGWLRFTAPYSIGIDKIAPLLGEFHMRHPEVRVEMILSNEPLDLIAGEIDVALRVGPLPDSSFVARRLGTLRTQLFAGSAYIARYGEPLHPDELQYHRTLAMAKHRQGNGYVWTLDDGNGRQQFQINPILVANDPAALKGALLCGEGVIIGADVMVKPFVEQGLVKRVLAGWTGGDYELNAVFPRGHGQSPKVRAFVDFLLERLNLEIDYMSAHCPLMAGTCGSGHDTGKEVVADTDTDTEQAEDIAAGKRILETATGG, encoded by the coding sequence ATGTCCCAGGATCTCAACGACACCCTGATCTTCGTGCGGGTGGTCGAACACGGCAGTTTCGTCGGCGCGGCCAAATCGCTGCGCCTGCCCAAGACCACGGTCAGCCGCAAGGTGCAGGAACTCGAGGCGCGGCTCGGCGCGCAGCTGCTGCATCGCACGACGCGCAAGCTCGGCCTCACCGAGGCGGGCAACGTGTACTACGAGCATTCGCAGCGCATCGCGCGCGACCTGAGCGAGGCCGAGAGCGCGGTCAGCCAGTTGCAGGCGGGCCCGCGCGGCTGGCTGCGCTTCACCGCGCCCTACTCGATCGGCATCGACAAGATCGCGCCGCTGCTCGGCGAGTTCCACATGCGCCATCCGGAAGTGCGGGTGGAGATGATCCTGTCCAACGAGCCGCTCGACCTGATCGCCGGCGAGATCGACGTCGCGCTCCGGGTCGGCCCGCTGCCGGATTCGAGCTTCGTCGCGCGCCGGCTCGGCACCCTGCGCACGCAGCTGTTCGCCGGCAGCGCGTACATCGCGCGCTACGGCGAACCGCTGCATCCGGACGAACTGCAATACCACCGCACCCTGGCGATGGCCAAGCACCGCCAGGGCAACGGCTACGTGTGGACGCTCGACGACGGCAACGGCCGCCAGCAGTTCCAGATCAATCCGATCCTCGTCGCCAACGACCCGGCTGCGCTCAAGGGCGCCCTGCTCTGCGGCGAGGGCGTGATCATCGGCGCCGACGTGATGGTCAAGCCGTTCGTCGAGCAGGGCCTGGTCAAGCGCGTGCTCGCCGGCTGGACCGGCGGCGACTACGAACTCAACGCGGTGTTCCCGCGCGGCCATGGGCAGTCGCCGAAGGTGCGCGCATTCGTCGATTTCCTGCTCGAGCGCCTGAACCTCGAGATCGACTACATGTCCGCGCACTGCCCGTTGATGGCCGGCACCTGCGGCAGCGGGCACGACACCGGCAAGGAGGTCGTGGCCGACACCGATACCGATACCGAGCAGGCCGAGGACATCGCCGCGGGCAAGCGGATCCTGGAAACGGCCACCGGCGGCTGA
- a CDS encoding SLC13 family permease → MQTDQILILAILAATVAMFLWGRWRHDLVAGASLMACVGVGVVAPEHAFAGFGHPAVITVACVLVLSRGLQTSGAVDALARVALPDKAGPMLSIAALTGLAALLSGFMNNVGALALLMPVALQIARKRKLAPGQVLMPLAFGSILGGMTTLIGTPPNLIVSGFRASNGQAPFSMFDFSPVGVAVAAAGVLLIAIGGWKLVPVRREAAAEGFDPGAYLTEVRVPEGSRAVGKTLAEIEQSLDRHEAQVLGMVQSEFRVHAPHPSRVVRAGDVLVIEADADTLSELLSGLGLKLEEDVPPAGDDEAKQAQADDRSGAAATAQGPQARAPAADGSHAGDTVDGSEPAGGPEKRKDDDRRTPHADIILQEIAVRPGSGLAGRSATELDLRTRYSINVLAISRAGRRSLERLRSQPFEEGDLLLVQGTQDAISGFAAQFGAVPLAERALRIPDRRKAITATLVLALAIAATAFGLLPAAVAFALGVVASMALRTVPPREVYEAIDWPVIVLLAALIPVAGAMESTGTADLLARGLFESVARGQPVLGLVLVMVVTMTLSDLMNNAATAAVMCPIAVGAANTLGVNADPYLMAVAIGASCAFLTPIGHQNNTLILGPGGFRFGDYWRLGVPVQLLVLVVSIPLLLRFWPL, encoded by the coding sequence ATGCAGACCGACCAGATCCTGATCCTCGCCATCCTCGCGGCCACGGTCGCGATGTTCCTGTGGGGGCGCTGGCGCCACGACCTGGTCGCGGGCGCGTCGCTGATGGCCTGTGTCGGCGTCGGCGTGGTCGCGCCCGAGCACGCCTTCGCCGGCTTCGGCCATCCCGCGGTGATCACGGTGGCCTGCGTGCTGGTGCTCAGCCGCGGCCTGCAGACCTCCGGCGCGGTCGATGCGCTGGCGCGGGTCGCGCTGCCGGACAAGGCCGGGCCGATGCTCTCGATCGCGGCGCTGACGGGGCTGGCGGCGTTGCTGTCGGGTTTCATGAACAACGTCGGCGCGCTCGCATTGCTGATGCCGGTGGCGTTGCAGATCGCGCGCAAGCGCAAGCTCGCGCCGGGGCAGGTGCTGATGCCGCTCGCGTTCGGCTCGATCCTCGGCGGCATGACCACCCTGATCGGCACGCCGCCGAACCTGATCGTGTCGGGCTTCCGCGCCTCCAATGGACAGGCGCCGTTCTCGATGTTCGATTTCAGCCCGGTGGGCGTGGCCGTGGCAGCCGCCGGCGTGCTGCTGATCGCCATCGGCGGCTGGAAACTGGTGCCGGTGCGGCGCGAGGCGGCGGCGGAGGGGTTCGATCCCGGTGCGTATCTCACCGAGGTGCGCGTGCCCGAGGGTTCGCGCGCGGTCGGCAAGACCCTGGCCGAGATCGAACAGTCGCTCGACAGGCACGAGGCGCAGGTGCTGGGCATGGTGCAGTCCGAGTTCCGCGTGCACGCGCCGCATCCGTCGCGGGTGGTGCGCGCCGGCGACGTGCTGGTGATCGAGGCCGATGCCGACACGCTGTCCGAACTGCTGTCCGGGCTCGGGCTCAAGCTCGAGGAGGACGTGCCCCCGGCCGGGGACGACGAGGCGAAGCAGGCGCAAGCCGACGATCGGAGCGGGGCAGCGGCAACGGCGCAGGGCCCGCAAGCCCGCGCGCCGGCCGCTGACGGCAGCCACGCGGGCGATACGGTCGACGGCAGCGAGCCCGCCGGCGGCCCGGAGAAGCGCAAGGACGACGACCGCCGCACCCCGCACGCCGACATCATCCTGCAGGAGATCGCGGTGCGGCCGGGCTCCGGCCTGGCCGGCCGTTCCGCGACCGAACTCGACCTGCGCACGCGCTACAGCATCAACGTGCTCGCGATCTCGCGCGCCGGCCGGCGCTCGCTCGAACGGCTTCGCTCGCAGCCGTTCGAGGAAGGCGACCTGTTGCTGGTGCAGGGCACCCAGGATGCGATTTCCGGGTTCGCCGCGCAGTTCGGCGCAGTGCCGCTGGCCGAACGCGCGCTGCGCATCCCGGACCGGCGCAAGGCGATCACCGCGACCCTGGTGCTGGCGCTCGCCATCGCCGCGACCGCGTTCGGCCTGTTGCCGGCGGCGGTCGCGTTCGCGCTGGGCGTGGTCGCGTCCATGGCGCTGCGCACGGTACCGCCGCGCGAGGTCTACGAGGCGATCGACTGGCCGGTGATCGTGCTGCTGGCGGCGCTGATTCCGGTGGCCGGCGCGATGGAATCCACCGGCACCGCCGACCTGCTCGCACGCGGGCTGTTCGAATCGGTGGCGCGGGGCCAGCCGGTGCTCGGCCTGGTGCTGGTGATGGTGGTGACCATGACGCTGTCGGACCTGATGAACAACGCCGCCACCGCTGCGGTGATGTGCCCGATCGCGGTCGGCGCCGCGAACACCCTCGGCGTCAACGCGGACCCCTACCTGATGGCGGTCGCCATCGGCGCCTCGTGCGCGTTCCTGACCCCGATCGGCCACCAGAACAACACCCTGATCCTCGGGCCCGGCGGTTTCCGTTTTGGCGATTACTGGCGACTCGGTGTGCCGGTCCAGCTGCTGGTGCTGGTGGTGTCGATTCCGCTGTTGCTGCGCTTCTGGCCGCTGTAG
- a CDS encoding SDR family oxidoreductase: MPRALVVLGAGGGIGRGVVEAAVEAGHAVVAVGLDEAGRLALLERHPRADVVAMAAPIASDADAAALATRLRGMGCVIDGVVASLAGEHPCGRLIDEPADVLQRALDQDLLPHLFAARHLLPLLGAGASGYVLVGGPGGRYPWAGYGHCSIAAAALRMMARVLHDEAARHGQRVQLLSLDAPVAGAREKNRSAGASDQAVAVGRRALSMLDAARGRRPAPILDYSDAMTSQVIARAPLRAPSSHPSAERHAADDALLPARDLRAARALLDSIVSPTSPGSLHDEHC, translated from the coding sequence ATGCCTCGCGCGCTGGTGGTGCTGGGCGCCGGCGGCGGCATCGGGCGCGGCGTGGTCGAGGCCGCGGTCGAGGCCGGGCATGCGGTCGTCGCGGTCGGGCTGGACGAGGCCGGGCGGCTGGCCTTGCTCGAGCGCCACCCGCGCGCCGACGTGGTCGCAATGGCCGCGCCGATCGCCAGCGACGCCGACGCGGCCGCGCTCGCCACCCGCCTGCGCGGGATGGGTTGCGTCATCGACGGCGTGGTCGCCAGCCTCGCCGGCGAACATCCCTGCGGCCGCCTGATCGACGAGCCGGCCGACGTCCTCCAGCGCGCGCTCGACCAGGACCTGCTGCCGCATCTGTTCGCCGCGCGCCACCTGTTGCCGCTGCTCGGCGCCGGCGCGTCGGGCTACGTGCTGGTCGGCGGGCCGGGTGGACGCTATCCCTGGGCCGGCTACGGCCACTGTTCGATCGCCGCCGCGGCGCTGCGGATGATGGCGCGCGTGCTGCACGACGAGGCCGCGCGACATGGCCAGCGCGTGCAGTTGCTGTCGCTGGACGCGCCTGTCGCCGGCGCGCGCGAAAAGAACCGCAGCGCCGGCGCTTCGGACCAGGCCGTGGCGGTCGGCCGCCGCGCGCTGTCGATGCTCGACGCTGCGCGCGGCCGCCGGCCGGCGCCGATCCTCGACTACTCCGATGCCATGACCTCCCAGGTCATCGCCCGGGCGCCCCTTCGTGCGCCATCGTCGCATCCATCGGCCGAGCGCCACGCCGCCGACGACGCGCTGCTGCCCGCGCGCGACCTGCGCGCCGCACGCGCATTGCTCGATTCCATCGTCTCCCCCACGTCTCCAGGAAGCCTCCACGATGAACACTGCTGA
- a CDS encoding saccharopine dehydrogenase NADP-binding domain-containing protein, translated as MTSFRRSSGAVAVYGAGGHTGGFVLDQLARRAIDAVAVGRRIVPTRTQVPFRVAPLDDAPALARAFAGCAVVINVAGPFLDTAAPVIAGALAAGCHYIDVTAEQESARATLHDHDAAARTRGVALIPAAGFYGGLADLLASALACDARAAAPIESINVAVSLDHWWPTAGTRRTGARNTFPRVVVEDGRLVPLAARGCRWDFGPPHGAEDMEAMPFSEIVTLAHHLCARRIHAWLGTRALRDIRDPATASPAPVDPLGRSAQRFTMQVVLEDARGTRRATAHGQDIYAVSAPLVVEAATRLMAEGPAHAGAQTLGAAFDPRGFLEALAPEWLEFEMT; from the coding sequence ATGACCTCGTTCCGACGCAGTTCCGGGGCCGTCGCCGTCTACGGCGCCGGCGGCCACACCGGCGGCTTCGTGCTCGACCAGCTCGCACGCCGCGCGATCGATGCCGTCGCCGTCGGCCGCCGCATCGTGCCCACGCGCACGCAGGTGCCGTTCCGGGTGGCGCCGCTCGACGATGCGCCGGCGCTCGCGCGTGCCTTCGCCGGCTGCGCCGTCGTGATCAATGTCGCCGGCCCGTTCCTCGACACCGCCGCGCCGGTGATCGCCGGCGCGCTGGCCGCCGGCTGCCATTACATCGACGTGACCGCGGAACAGGAAAGCGCACGCGCCACCCTGCACGACCACGACGCCGCCGCGCGCACGCGTGGCGTGGCGCTGATCCCGGCCGCCGGCTTCTATGGCGGCCTGGCCGACCTGCTGGCCAGCGCGCTTGCGTGCGATGCGCGCGCGGCCGCGCCGATCGAATCGATCAACGTCGCGGTCTCCCTCGACCACTGGTGGCCCACCGCGGGGACGCGCCGCACCGGTGCGCGCAACACCTTCCCGCGTGTCGTGGTCGAGGACGGGCGGCTGGTGCCACTGGCGGCACGCGGATGCCGCTGGGATTTCGGACCGCCGCACGGCGCCGAGGACATGGAGGCGATGCCCTTCAGCGAGATCGTCACGCTCGCCCACCACCTGTGCGCACGCCGCATCCACGCCTGGCTCGGCACCCGCGCCCTGCGCGACATCCGCGATCCGGCCACCGCGTCGCCTGCCCCGGTCGATCCGCTGGGCCGTTCGGCGCAACGCTTCACGATGCAGGTGGTGCTGGAGGATGCGCGCGGCACGCGGCGCGCCACGGCGCACGGGCAGGATATCTACGCGGTGTCCGCGCCGCTGGTGGTGGAAGCCGCGACGCGGCTGATGGCGGAGGGGCCGGCGCACGCGGGGGCGCAGACGCTGGGGGCGGCATTCGATCCGAGGGGTTTTCTGGAGGCGCTCGCGCCGGAGTGGTTGGAATTCGAGATGACGTAG
- a CDS encoding mechanosensitive ion channel family protein produces MPTPDWPQITAIAWPLLAALLLGLVVRQVMLGVARRARAKSRESLAARVVQVIAVPAALALPLLFLILAVDATPLSAEVAARLRHWLGIGLVLCVTWLAVRAVGALEARILRENPVDIEDNLAARRVQTQTRVIARTIQGAIILVGVALALMTFPAIRQVGATLLASAGIIGLVAGIAAKPVFGNLIAGLQIALAQPIRLDDVVIVDGEWGRIEELTSTYVVVRIWDERRMVVPLQWFIENPFQNWTRTSAQLLGTTFLWLDYRTPMAEVRAQLQRICEEDPRWDGRVCVAQVTETSERSIEVRLLVSARNSGDLFDLRCVVRERMIDFLAQAHPHSLPRLRADLTREGAGAAAATPAPVPPGHAETMSPGAEDDASQDPPHAPA; encoded by the coding sequence ATGCCCACTCCCGACTGGCCCCAGATCACCGCCATCGCGTGGCCGCTGCTGGCCGCGCTGCTGCTCGGACTGGTGGTGCGCCAGGTGATGCTCGGGGTGGCGCGGCGCGCACGGGCGAAGTCGCGGGAGTCGCTGGCCGCGCGCGTGGTGCAGGTGATCGCGGTGCCCGCCGCGCTGGCGCTGCCGCTGCTGTTCCTGATCCTGGCGGTGGACGCGACGCCGCTGTCGGCCGAGGTCGCCGCGCGCCTGCGCCACTGGCTCGGCATCGGCCTCGTGCTGTGCGTCACCTGGCTGGCGGTGCGCGCGGTCGGGGCGCTGGAGGCGAGGATCCTGCGCGAGAACCCGGTCGACATCGAGGACAACCTCGCCGCGCGCCGGGTGCAGACCCAGACACGGGTGATCGCGCGCACCATCCAGGGCGCGATCATCCTGGTCGGCGTGGCCCTGGCGCTGATGACCTTCCCCGCGATCCGCCAGGTCGGCGCCACCCTGCTGGCCTCGGCCGGCATCATCGGCCTGGTCGCCGGCATCGCCGCCAAGCCGGTGTTCGGCAACCTCATCGCGGGGCTGCAGATCGCGCTGGCGCAGCCGATCCGGCTCGACGACGTGGTGATCGTCGACGGCGAGTGGGGCCGGATCGAGGAGCTCACCAGCACCTACGTGGTGGTGCGCATCTGGGACGAGCGGCGCATGGTGGTGCCGCTGCAGTGGTTCATCGAGAACCCGTTCCAGAACTGGACCCGCACCAGCGCGCAGCTGCTGGGCACGACCTTCCTGTGGCTGGACTACCGCACGCCGATGGCCGAGGTGCGCGCGCAGCTGCAGCGCATCTGCGAGGAGGATCCGCGCTGGGACGGCCGGGTGTGCGTGGCCCAGGTCACCGAGACCAGCGAACGCAGCATCGAGGTACGGCTGCTGGTCAGCGCGCGCAACTCCGGCGACCTGTTCGACCTGCGCTGCGTGGTGCGCGAACGCATGATCGATTTCCTCGCGCAGGCGCATCCGCACTCGCTGCCGCGGCTGCGCGCCGACCTCACGCGCGAAGGTGCCGGTGCGGCAGCGGCAACGCCCGCGCCGGTGCCCCCGGGCCACGCCGAGACGATGTCGCCCGGCGCGGAAGACGATGCCAGCCAGGATCCCCCGCACGCGCCTGCGTGA